CCTAAGCCTGGGAGTGTAAAGGACGCTTTATCAGCCTGAACAGATGTTTGCCGGTTTTGTTCTACGGATAGGCTGTTTTCTTGCTTTTGGTTATAAAGAGTAACGGCACCTAAAGAAAACAACACTGCCAAAGCAATTGTGGTAATAGTGTATAAAAAAACATTTCTTTTAGAATTAAAAAAGTTCATCTTTCCACCTCATTTCTTAAATTTAATTTGGACTTGCAAATACAGTATAAAAGGGAAACCTGAAAAAAAACTTAAAAAATACTGTAAATTACACAAAAATATAAAAAAATTTAATGGTAAAAGTAGAGCCTATCCCTAATTGGCTGCTGACTTTAATGTCAGCAGCGTGGACTTCTGTAATCCATTTAGCGATAGCTAAACCTAAGCCTGTTCCTTCTTGGCTGCGGGCTTTATTCCCTCGGTAAAAACGTTCAAAAATGTGGGGTAAATCTTCAGCTGCAATACCAGATCCCGTATCTTTGATCTTAAAAACAACAGATTGGGGTTCCTTGGTAAAAGAAAAAGTAACTGTTCCTTGAGGAGGGGTAAATTTAAAAGCGTTGTCTAGTAAAATTAAAAAAAGTTGCCGTAAATAATCTGTGTTCCCTAGAATTTTAACTCCATGAAGTTCTTCCGGATCATCATAAATAAAATTGACCTCCTTTTTTAATAAACTTCCTTGACGTAAAACTTCCCGTAAGAAAGGGGTAAGTGCAATAGGCTCTTTTTCCGGAAGTTGACCAGCTTCTGCCCTGGCTAAAGCCAATAAATCGTTGACTAGACGGGACATCCTTTCTGCTTCGCTTCTAATATCAGCCAAACACTCCTGCCTAAGTGCGGAACTGTTTTCTCCTATTTTTTCTAATAATTCCACATTTCCGCGAATAGTAGTCAATGGAGTGCGCAATTCATGAGATGCATCAGCTAAAAACCTTTTTTGCATTACATAAGAATTTTCTAATTTTTCATAGGCAGTTTGCAGCCTTGCCAGCATAGTATTAAAAGTTTGAACTAGCCTGCCTACTTCATCGGAAGGACCATTGTACTGTACTCGGTGGCTTAAATCCTGGTGTTCTCCAATTGAACCAGCTTCTTCGGTAACTTTTTCTATGGGACGGAGGGCAGATCTTGCTAGAAACCAGCCTGCGCTGGCTGCCGCCATAATTGCCAAGGTAAGACAGGTTAGTAAAATTAAACGTAGGTTAGTTAAAGTTTGTACACTTGAATTTAGAGTGCGCGCTACCTGTAAAATACCTACCAACTCTGCATCTAAAAAAATGGGCTGGTTATAGATTCTAAGCCGGACGTTTTTATAAGAGTATGTTTTAAAAGAAAGCTCTTTTCGGCCTGCGGAAGTAATTGTTTGCAAGTCAATGGGTAAAAATTGACCTCCCAAATTACTGGAGCGGGCTATATTACGACCATAACGGTCTACCACTTGTACGTAAACATCGGGAGAGGCAAAAACATCTATATCAGGTAAAATTACTTTTTGCAGAGCATGATTTTCGGTGTCGATAATTTTAATTGAATTAAAGACTTCAACAGCCTTAGCTGTTAATGATTTGTCTATTTCCATGTAAAGGGTATGCTTTAAATAAAAGTAGATCCAGGTTCCAAACAGTGCAAAGCTAGCGCTTAAAATAACTGTATAAAGTATGGTTAGACGCAAGCGTAAGGACAAGTGCTTCACTCCCTTAGGGTATATCCAATACCTCTAACAGTATGGATTAATCTAGTTTCTTTGTTAGCTTCTAATTTTTGGCGCAAGTAGCCGATGAAAACTTCTAAGACATTGGATTCCCCGTTATAGTCAATGCCCCAAACCTCATCCATCAAAGTATCCCTAGTAAGAATTTGCCGGGGATGGCGTAAAAAAATTGCTAGCAGATCAAATTCTTTATTAGTTAGGCTGATTTTCCTTTCCCCCCTTTGAACTTCTCTGGTTTCAAGGTTAAGGCTCAGATCAGAGTACTCTAAGATTTTGGCAGTATCTTTCCCGGAACGCCTAAAAAGTGCTTTTATCCGAGCTAGCAGTTCTTCTAAGGCAAAGGGTTTAACTAAATAATCGTCTGCGCCTACATTTAGACCCTTAACTCGGTCTTTAATTTCATCTTTAGCAGTTAGCATTAAAATAGGGACGGAGCTAAAAGAACGTATTTCTTCACATATTTTAAAACCGTCCATCCCTGGCAGCATTAAATCTAAAATGATTAAATCGGCCTGGCCTTTTTGGGCTTCCTTTAGTCCGGAAAATCCATCATAAGCCACGGATACCTGATAACCTTCATATTCTAAACTACGGCGCAAAAAAGCAGTTATTTTAGCGTCATCATCAACAACTAGAATATGCATAATTCCACCTCAGTTTTGAAAAAACTTTTGTGCTATTCTTGCTTTTATTCTACCTAAGATCAAAATTTCTTCAATGTTAAAGAAAACTAATTTTAGCTCTTAAGCTCAATTCTTAAACTCCCTTCATATAGTATAGTATTGAACTTAGGTTTTAGGAAGGTGCTGCTCTAATGAAAATAGCAATGATTTCCACGAATCTGCTTAGAACTCCGCCGGTGATGTACGGAGGCGCAGAAAAGGTTATTAGTTTACTTACAGAGGAGTTAGTAAAAAGGGGGCATGAAGTAACTTTGTTTGCTACGGGAGATTCCTTAACTTCCGCCCACCTGAATTATTTGTATGAAAAGCCGGACTGGTCCTGGGAGAAGGAAACCAAATTTGCCCAATATGCTTTTGCCAATTGTAAGGAATTCGATCTGGTGCATAACAATTCTTATCCAGGTTTGGAAATGGCTCAATTTTGCCCCGTACCAACAGTTACAACAATGCATAGCTTATCAGCTCATTACAAGAAATATAGGGATAATATGTATATTGCCATTAGCTCAAGGCAACGGTTCCTTTTTCGGGAATTAAGAAAGGTTCGAGTGATTCATCATGGACTAGATGTTAATCAGTATCCATTTTCAAGTGATTGCGACAATTACCTGGTTTGGGTTGGGCGCATCTGCTGGGAAAAAGGAGTCCATCATGCTGTCCAAGGGGCAAGAAAGTACGGCCTGCCTTTAAAATTAATTGGCCCAATTGCAGACGAAGATTATTTTAGTCAAAAGATAAAGCCCTATTTAGGCGGAAAAATAGAATACCTAGGTGAAATGGGTGAAAGCAAAAATCAGATTGTAAAAAAAGCTAAATGTTTTTTAATGCCTATTGAGTGGGAAGAACCCTTCGGCTTAGTAATTATTGAAGCAATGGCTTGTGGAACGCCGGTTATCGCATTTAATAGAGGAGCAGTCATGGAACTAATTGACCATGGAAGGACAGGATTCATTGTTACTTGTCCCGAAGAAATGTTTCAGGCAGTGGAAAATATTGACCAAATAGATCGGTTAAATTGCCGGCAGCATGTAATGAAGAATTTTTCCATTGAAAAAATGGCTTCAGACCATGAGAAGGCTTACCTTGATATTTTAAAAGGAAAATTTAGATAAGGAGTTGGGCAAATGGCAAGATTTCTTCCGCAAGATCTTTCCGTAGTAATACCGAGTAAAAATGAAAAGGATCTTAAAAACACTTTATTATCTTTACGCTCTGCTAAATTTGGCGAAAAGGTGGAATTAATTGTTGTTGATGATGGTTCCACCGATGGCAGTTGCAAAGATTTGTTTTGTATAGAACCCAGTGTCCACATTCTTACTACTTCAGGTAAAGGAGTTTCTTATGCTAGAAATTTAGGGGCAAGAGCAGCCCGGGGTAAAATATTAGTTTTTTGCGATGCTAACTTAATTGCCCTACCTAACTTGTTTGAAGAAATACTTAAAGCTTTTGAAAATGAGCAGATTCTTGTTCAGGCACCTTATATTAGTGACATAGCAAACCCTGATGCTGCCGGCTTTGGAATGACATTAAACCAAAATTTAGAGGGAGTATGGCTGGGGAGATGTGATGATTTAACCCCGGTACCAATTTTACCTTCAACCTGTTTGGCCTTACACAGCGATATTTACTGGCAAGTAGGAGGCTTT
This genomic window from Bacillota bacterium LX-D contains:
- a CDS encoding ATP-binding protein; its protein translation is MEIDKSLTAKAVEVFNSIKIIDTENHALQKVILPDIDVFASPDVYVQVVDRYGRNIARSSNLGGQFLPIDLQTITSAGRKELSFKTYSYKNVRLRIYNQPIFLDAELVGILQVARTLNSSVQTLTNLRLILLTCLTLAIMAAASAGWFLARSALRPIEKVTEEAGSIGEHQDLSHRVQYNGPSDEVGRLVQTFNTMLARLQTAYEKLENSYVMQKRFLADASHELRTPLTTIRGNVELLEKIGENSSALRQECLADIRSEAERMSRLVNDLLALARAEAGQLPEKEPIALTPFLREVLRQGSLLKKEVNFIYDDPEELHGVKILGNTDYLRQLFLILLDNAFKFTPPQGTVTFSFTKEPQSVVFKIKDTGSGIAAEDLPHIFERFYRGNKARSQEGTGLGLAIAKWITEVHAADIKVSSQLGIGSTFTIKFFYIFV
- a CDS encoding glycosyltransferase family 4 protein: MKIAMISTNLLRTPPVMYGGAEKVISLLTEELVKRGHEVTLFATGDSLTSAHLNYLYEKPDWSWEKETKFAQYAFANCKEFDLVHNNSYPGLEMAQFCPVPTVTTMHSLSAHYKKYRDNMYIAISSRQRFLFRELRKVRVIHHGLDVNQYPFSSDCDNYLVWVGRICWEKGVHHAVQGARKYGLPLKLIGPIADEDYFSQKIKPYLGGKIEYLGEMGESKNQIVKKAKCFLMPIEWEEPFGLVIIEAMACGTPVIAFNRGAVMELIDHGRTGFIVTCPEEMFQAVENIDQIDRLNCRQHVMKNFSIEKMASDHEKAYLDILKGKFR
- a CDS encoding response regulator transcription factor, encoding MHILVVDDDAKITAFLRRSLEYEGYQVSVAYDGFSGLKEAQKGQADLIILDLMLPGMDGFKICEEIRSFSSVPILMLTAKDEIKDRVKGLNVGADDYLVKPFALEELLARIKALFRRSGKDTAKILEYSDLSLNLETREVQRGERKISLTNKEFDLLAIFLRHPRQILTRDTLMDEVWGIDYNGESNVLEVFIGYLRQKLEANKETRLIHTVRGIGYTLRE
- a CDS encoding glycosyltransferase, translated to MARFLPQDLSVVIPSKNEKDLKNTLLSLRSAKFGEKVELIVVDDGSTDGSCKDLFCIEPSVHILTTSGKGVSYARNLGARAARGKILVFCDANLIALPNLFEEILKAFENEQILVQAPYISDIANPDAAGFGMTLNQNLEGVWLGRCDDLTPVPILPSTCLALHSDIYWQVGGFDEGFKILGHEDVELSIRLWLCGHTLYLNPFTGIKHLFRALKPYYFSREHYVYNIIRLACLHFNTARITKTLNLYANNAYLNRLVSETMLSDVWQTREKYQQLKKYDDNWYVEKFKIPF